A portion of the Salminus brasiliensis chromosome 11, fSalBra1.hap2, whole genome shotgun sequence genome contains these proteins:
- the LOC140565892 gene encoding alpha-2-macroglobulin-like, protein MVVGGFPVREGLLLACLLFLPVHGETTGPYFMVTFPAVIESGSEAKLCVSLLKPNETLLMTIYLVHDNQNRTLLQETVEEEFHRCSQFKAPQVEGQSVQEIEVEVKGEHFVMTEKRKVMFKSYNPLTFIQTDKPIYNPGQTVNFRVVSISATLVPLEEEYSILTLADNNGNRIGQWTNVSSTGLILQLSHQLNAEAPEGQYKLEAKTGDRLITHYFKVKKYVLPRFEITMKAPKEQSVSVEELKIEACGKYTYGQPVPGKALVQVCRKFVQHYYQGVQMITPCLVENVEMSENGCASHIFNMSLFSNSEFEHNFRDSLDIHVIMTEEGTGISMVKSETTAITYEIGKAEFLDLPKNFERDTVIEGKIKVTAYGGKPIPNKDVYLLKGQNWSPTLLLNLTTDENGLARFAVNAPADPETEISLLASVYPDNKYRGYKKPFFRSSDAQIRLLQPATPYSPVYSEVSIEGLEEPLKCDSEVSINIKYYIIGETTENYSTDLIYTVLSKGVIVHHGYEKVEVKDSTRLVEGQVSFKLLVGIEMAPVVQVLVYGVLPSENVIAASKNFNVEKCFRNKVSLQFSPTEAVPGEENSLQLSALPGSLCALSAVDQSVFIMEPGKRLNTDTVFSLLPVTSVSGYTHEVEDGQECLQVRPRRNARSDHAYNTMKNVGIKMATNLAVREPQCLIYKGVQYHRGYGGFGWRYNTRIAMGPPGSPGIAVAYSSRGGAMEPLETVRKFFPETWIWQLAEVGDSGSAQVPVTVPDTITTWEMDTFCLSSGGLGVAPPAQLRVFQPFFLELSLPYSIIRGEEFELKATVFNYLSKCIMVKVTPALSSHYTLKASSDEQYSSCLCANGRKTFRWTLLPSVLGVLNVTVSAEAEQSQTVCDNEIVSVPERGRIDTVTRSLLVKAEGTEKSKSQSWLLCPQGNSVSEELELTLPEDVIEGSARASVSVLGDILGRALQNIDGLLKMPYGCGEQNIALLSPNIYILQYLENTQQLTPAIRERATGFLKSGYQRQLNYKHFNGAYSTFGRGEGNTWLSAFVMRTFGKAQRYIFIDPENIARTKEWLISKQRSDGCFMRQGRLFNNRMKGGVNDEVTITAYITASLLELGHTAEDPVVSKGLSCLKSSLGNLTNTYATALLAYTFSLAGENEIRGQLLKKLDSDSISGDGRLHWSQSAEDNSDSLAVEISSYVLLAVLSTGELTAADLGYANRIVSWLVRQQNPYGGFSSTQDTVVALQALALYSTKVYSSDGSSTVTVQSADKETHSFDLNQNNKLLYQEKSLQHVPGKYSVSVEGSTCASVQMALFYNIPTPTAPSTLSVTAKAVGNCTKSIGHILAINFSVKYDGALNSTNMVIVDLKILSGFTADPSSLKRSLFVERVDSKDDHVIMYIKKLPKKIPINYQLHIKQVLPVKNLKPAVIKVYDYYQPGDQSETEYSSPCV, encoded by the exons ATGGTAGTTGGTGGGTTTCCTGTACGGGAAGGTCTACTGTTAGCCTGtctcctctttctccctgtCCATGGAGAAACCACAGGGCC GTACTTCATGGTGACATTTCCAGCAGTGATCGAGTCTGGCTCTGAGGCTAAACTGTGTGTTAGTCTTCTGAAGCCGAATGAGACTCTGCTGATGACTATTTATCTGGTTCACGACAACCAGAACAGAACACTTCTACAGGAGACAGTGGAGGAGGAATTTCACCGCTGCTCTCAGTTTAAG GCTCCACAGGTTGAAGGTCAGTCAGTGCAGGAGATCGAAGTAGAGGTCAAAGGTGAACATTTTGTGATGACAGAGAAGAGGAAAGTTATGTTTAAATCCTACAACCCACTGACCTTCATCCAGACTGATAAACCAATCTACAATCCAGGACAAACAG taAATTTTAGAGTTGTCTCTATAAGTGCTACTTTAGTCCCACTTGAAGAAGAG TACAGCATACTGACTCTTGCG GATAATAATGGTAACAGGATTGGGCAGTGGACAAATGTGTCCTCAACAGGCCTGATACTGCAGCTTTCTCACCAGCTGAACGCTGAGGCTCCTGAAGGCCAGTACAAACTGGAGGCTAAAACTGGGGATAGGTTGATCACACATTACTTTAAGGTGAAAAAGTATG TTCTGCCCAGGTTTGAGATTACAATGAAAGCTCCAAAAGAACAGAGTGTTAgtgtggaggagctgaagataGAGGCTTGTGGAAA GTACACATACGGACAGCCAGTACCCGGTAAAGCACTGGTACAAGTGTGTCGGAAATTTGTACAACACTATTATCAGGGTGTCCAAATGATAACACCATGCCTGGTTGAAAATGTAGAG atGAGTGAGAATGGCTGTGCATCCCATATATTCAACATGTCTCTTTTTAGCAATTCTGAATTTGAACACAATTTTAGAGATTCTCTTGACATTCATGTTATAATGACAGAGGAAGGGACAG GTATTTCCATGGTAAAATCTGAAACTACAGCTATTACTTATGAAATTGGTAAAGCTGAGTTTCTTGATTTACCAAAAAACTTTGAACGGGACACAGTTATAGAAGGAAAA ATCAAAGTTACAGCCTATGGTGGAAAGCCAATTCCAAACAAGGACGTTTATCTATTAAAAGGTCAAAATTGGTCTCCAACACTACTTTTGAATCTTACTACGGATGAAAATGGATTGGCCAGATTTGCAGTTAATGCACCTGCTGACCCTGAAACTGAGATTTCATTGCTG GCAAGTGTCTATCCTGACAACAAATACCGTGGATACAAAAAACCTTTCTTCAGAAGCAGTGACGCTCAAATTCGACTCCTCCAACCTGCTACACCTTACAGTCCAGTGTACAGTGAAGTATCTATAGAGGGCTTGGAGGAACCACTAAAGTGTGATTCTGAAGTTTCCATAAACATTAAGTACTATATTATTGGAGAGACCACTGAGAATTACAGCACTGATCTTATTTACACG GTTTTATCCAAAGGAGTCATAGTCCATCATGGCTATGAGAAAGTTGAAGTaaaagactccacaagactCGTAGAAGGACAAGTCTCATTTAAACTGCTTGTTGGTATTGAGATGGCTCCTGTAGTGCAGGTTCTGGTGTACGGTGTACTGCCCAGTGAGAATGTCATCGCTGCTAGCAAGAATTTCAATGTGGAAAAATGTTTCAGAAACAAG GTGTCGCTGCAGTTCTCTCCCACTGAAGCTGTTCCTGGTGAGGAAAActctctccagctctcagcTCTACCTGGTTCACTGTGTGCTCTCAGTGCTGTGGATCAGAGCGTGTTCATCATGGAGCCAGGAAAACGCCTAAACACTGACACG GTCTTCAGTTTGTTGCCAGTGACATCAGTATCAGGTTATACCCATGAAGTTGAAGATGGGCAGGAATGTTTGCAAGTTAGACCTCGACGAAATGCAAGGAGTGACCATGCTTACAATACCATGAAG AATGTGGGAATCAAGATGGCAACTAATCTGGCTGTTAGGGAACCTCAATGTTTGATCTACAAAGGCGTTCAGTATCACCGCGGCTATGGTGGTTTTGGAT GGAGGTATAATACAAGAATTGCCATGGGCCCTCCTGGATCACCTGGAATAGCTGTTGCATATAGTTCGAGAGGGGGAGCCATGGAACCTCTTGAAACAGTTCGCAAATTCTTCCCAGAAACCTGGATATGGCAGCTTGCTGAAGTGGG GGATTCTGGATCAGCTCAGGTTCCTGTCACTGTTCCTGACACCATCACCACTTGGGAGATGGACACTTTCTGCCTGTCCTCTGGAGGTCTGGGAGTGGCTCCTCCTGCTCAGCTTCGTGTCTTCCAGCCCTTCTTCCTGGAGCTCTCACTGCCCTACTCCATCATCCGGGGCGAAGAGTTTGAACTGAAGGCCACTGTCTTCAACTACCTCTCCAAGTGCATCATG GTTAAAGTGACTCCGGCTCTTTCCTCACACTACACTCTAAAAGCCTCCTCTGATGAACAGTATTCATCCTGTCTGTGTGCAAATGGTAGAAAGACCTTCAGATGGACTCTTCTTCCCTCTGTACTTG GGGTCTTAAATGTGACAGTCAGTGCTGAAGCAGAACAGTCCCAGACTGTGTGTGACAATGAGATTGTGAGTGTTCCTGAAAGAGGCCGCATTGACACAGTCACACGAAGCCTGCTGGTGAAG GCTGAAGGAACTGAAAAGTCCAAGAGTCAGAGTTGGTTGCTGTGTCCACAAG GAAACAGTGTTTCAGAGGAGCTGGAGTTGACTCTTCCTGAAGATGTGATAGAGGGGTCGGCACGAGCTTCTGTTTCAGTGCTGG gAGACATTCTGGGTCGTGCCCTACAGAATATTGATGGGTTGCTGAAGATGCCTTATGGCTGTGGAGAACAAAACATTGCTCTGCTCTCCCCAAATATCTACATTCTTCAGTATCTCGAGAACACTCAACAGCTCACCCCAGCCATCCGAGAAAGAGCTACTGGTTTCCTCAAGAGCG GATATCAGAGACAGTTGAactacaagcatttcaatggtGCGTACAGCACATTTGGAAGAGGAGAAGGAAATACATG GTTAAGTGCTTTTGTCATGAGGACTTTTGGGAAAGCACAGCGTTACATTTTTATTGATCCAGAAAACATTGCCAGAACAAAGGAATGGCTGATAAGTAAACAGAGATCAGATGGCTGTTTTATGAGACAGGGAAGACTGTTCAACAACAGGATGAag GGTGGTGTAAATGATGAAGTGACCATCACTGCATACATCACAGCATCACTGCTTGAATTGGGCCATACAGCAGAG GATCCAGTTGTGAGTAAAGGGTTATCATGCTTGAAGTCCTCTCTTGGTAACCTGACAAATACCTACGCCACTGCCCTGCTGGCCTACACATTTAGTCTGGCTGGAGAGAATGAAATTCGAGGGCAGCTGCTAAAGAAACTGGATAGTGATTCCATTTCAGGAG ATGGTCGTCTTCACTGGTCTCAGTCTGCAGAAGACAACTCTGACTCCTTGGCAGTGGAGATCAGCTCTTACGTGTTGCTAGCTGTTCTCTCTACTGGTGAACTCACTGCTGCTGATTTGGGCTATGCTAACAGGATTGTCAGCTGGCTGGTGAGGCAGCAGAATCCTTATGGAGGCTTCTCCTCCACACAG GACACAGTGGTGGCGCTCCAGGCTCTGGCTCTATACTCCACCAAAGTGTACAGCTCAGATGGCTCCAGCACAGTAACTGTGCAGTCAGCAGATAAAGAGACTCACAGCTTTGACCTGAACCAGAACAACAAGTTACTGTACCAGGAGAAATCACTACAGCATGTTCCTGGAAAATACAGTGTTTCAGTGGAGGGCTCTACTTGCGCCTCTGTGCAG ATGGCTCTTTTCTACAATATCCCCACACCTACTGCACCTAGTACACTGAGTGTCACGGCTAAAGCTGTGGGAAATTGCACAAAGTCAATTGGACATATTCTGGCTATCAACTTTTCAGTCAA ATATGATGGAGCACTAAACAGCACTAATATGGTCATAGTAGATCTAAAAATCCTCTCAGGATTTACAGCAGATCCCAGTTCT CTAAAACGCAGCCTATTTGTGGAGCGAGTCGATTCCAAAGATGACCATGTGATCATGTACATAAAAAAG CTCCCAAAGAAAATTCCTATTAATTATCAGCTACATATTAAACAAGTGCTGCCAGTCAAGAACCTCAAACCAGCTGTGATCAAAGTTTATGATTACTACCAACCAG GTGACCAGTCTGAAACCGAGTACTCCTCCCCTTGTGTGTAA